The following coding sequences are from one Microbacterium wangchenii window:
- a CDS encoding DUF5655 domain-containing protein, with the protein MVGMNAQSLFPGPLEPVYDAVRAHVLALDHGVIEEFKKTQVSFGLARKFVWLTPLTKTKALLVIDMWRRHDDPMLRNVIQYRPDKFTHQIQVRMAAEVDEISSLGWFKEAAAWGRNEPPDEPVP; encoded by the coding sequence ATGGTCGGCATGAACGCGCAATCCCTGTTTCCTGGCCCACTGGAGCCAGTGTACGACGCTGTCCGCGCACACGTGCTCGCGCTCGATCACGGCGTGATCGAAGAGTTCAAGAAGACTCAAGTGAGCTTTGGTCTGGCCCGAAAGTTCGTCTGGCTCACCCCGCTCACCAAGACCAAAGCTTTGCTGGTCATCGACATGTGGCGTCGGCACGATGACCCGATGCTTCGCAACGTCATCCAGTATCGGCCTGACAAGTTCACTCACCAGATTCAAGTGCGCATGGCCGCCGAGGTAGACGAGATATCGAGCTTGGGTTGGTTTAAAGAAGCCGCAGCGTGGGGTCGAAATGAGCCACCGGACGAGCCTGTCCCCTAG
- the istB gene encoding IS21-like element helper ATPase IstB — protein MGGKQTDAVKQITYLAGALKAPRITEAAGRMADQARDAGWSFEDYLAAVLEREVSARNASGAELRIKAAGFPARKTLEDFDWDAQPTARQQIAALASGGFLLEAQNVVLLGPPGTGKTHLATALGIVAARHGHRVLFATATDWVTRLTDAHRQGNLPRELARLRRYGLIIVDEVGYLPFEQDAANLFFQLVSSRYEHASLVLTSNLPFSGWGGVFGDQAVAAAMIDRIVHHADVLTLKGASYRLRGRGIDSLPSIRTQDPAD, from the coding sequence ATGGGCGGCAAACAGACCGACGCGGTCAAGCAGATCACCTATCTCGCCGGCGCGCTCAAAGCGCCCCGGATCACCGAAGCCGCGGGCCGGATGGCCGATCAGGCGCGGGATGCGGGCTGGTCGTTCGAGGACTATCTCGCCGCCGTCCTGGAACGGGAAGTGAGCGCCCGCAACGCGTCCGGCGCGGAGCTGCGGATCAAAGCGGCCGGGTTCCCCGCCCGGAAGACGCTCGAGGACTTCGACTGGGACGCCCAACCGACAGCCCGTCAGCAGATCGCCGCGCTCGCCTCGGGCGGGTTCCTCCTCGAAGCGCAGAACGTCGTCCTGCTCGGCCCACCCGGAACCGGGAAGACCCACCTCGCCACCGCGCTCGGGATCGTCGCGGCCCGCCACGGACACCGGGTCCTGTTCGCCACAGCGACCGACTGGGTCACCCGGCTCACCGACGCCCATCGGCAAGGGAACCTGCCCCGCGAGCTCGCCCGGCTCCGCCGTTACGGGCTGATCATCGTCGACGAAGTCGGCTACCTCCCCTTCGAGCAAGACGCCGCGAACCTGTTCTTCCAACTCGTCTCATCCCGCTACGAACACGCCTCACTGGTCCTCACCAGCAACCTGCCGTTCTCCGGCTGGGGCGGCGTCTTCGGAGACCAAGCCGTCGCCGCCGCGATGATCGACCGCATCGTCCACCACGCCGACGTTCTTACCCTCAAAGGCGCCAGCTATCGCCTCCGCGGCCGCGGAATCGACAGCCTCCCCAGCATCAGGACTCAGGATCCGGCAGACTAA
- the map gene encoding type I methionyl aminopeptidase translates to MIEIFRSSEVDRARSAGAVVANILHELRERSTVGVNLLDIDEWARKLIVAAGAQSCYVDYAPSFGNGPFGHYICMAVNDAVLHGLPHDYALRDGDLVTLDLAVLKNGMAADAAVSFIVGPTKPASSIRLIEATENALAAAIDAARPGNRIGDISYAIGSVLEEAGYSINTEFGGHGIGSVMHGDPHIPNTGRPGRGYKLRPGLLLALEPWVMEDTDALITDPDGWTLRSATGCRTAHSEHTIAITTGAAEILTAPR, encoded by the coding sequence ATGATCGAGATCTTCCGTTCATCGGAGGTCGACCGTGCCCGGTCCGCTGGCGCAGTGGTCGCGAACATACTGCACGAATTGCGCGAGCGGTCCACTGTAGGGGTGAACCTCCTGGATATCGATGAGTGGGCGCGCAAGCTCATCGTGGCGGCTGGCGCGCAGTCCTGCTACGTCGATTACGCGCCGTCGTTCGGCAACGGGCCCTTCGGGCACTACATCTGTATGGCCGTGAACGACGCGGTTCTTCACGGGTTGCCGCATGACTACGCGCTCCGGGATGGGGACCTTGTCACCCTGGATCTCGCGGTCCTCAAGAATGGGATGGCCGCGGATGCCGCAGTCAGCTTCATCGTCGGGCCGACCAAACCCGCAAGCAGTATCCGACTCATCGAGGCCACCGAGAACGCTCTTGCGGCCGCCATCGACGCAGCTCGTCCGGGGAACCGTATCGGCGACATCTCGTACGCCATCGGCTCCGTGCTCGAGGAAGCCGGGTACTCGATCAACACGGAGTTCGGCGGACATGGGATCGGTTCCGTCATGCACGGCGACCCGCACATACCGAATACTGGACGCCCTGGCCGTGGGTACAAGCTGCGCCCCGGTCTGCTTCTCGCCCTCGAACCCTGGGTGATGGAAGACACGGACGCTCTGATCACTGACCCGGACGGATGGACCCTTCGCAGCGCTACAGGCTGTCGCACAGCGCACAGCGAGCACACCATCGCGATCACCACGGGCGCCGCCGAGATTCTCACCGCGCCGCGCTAA
- the istA gene encoding IS21 family transposase, with translation MISLEDWALIRRLVADGVPQRQVARDLGIARDTVAAAVRSDRPPRYQRPAQPTSFSPFEARVRALLAEHPSMPATVIAERVEWSGSITWFRENVRRLRPEHRPVDPADRLTWAAGDAAQCDLWFPPRKIPLENGTTVLLPVLVIVAAHSRFVTARMIPTRKTEDLLLGSWELIQRLERVPRRLIWDNEPGIGQKGRLAQGVASFAGTLATKVVQLRPYDPESKGIVERRNGWFETSFMPGRTFTSPADFNTQLADWLEKANSRVVRTIKARPVDLIGHDRSRMLPLPPIPLQLGWRERVRLGRDYYVRLDASDYSVDPQAIGRIVDVTADLDRVKVRLDGRIVADHERVWARGSIVTDPAHVETARRLRQQFQQPRPATVGDDLSRDLADYDRAFGIEGVA, from the coding sequence GTGATCTCCTTGGAAGATTGGGCGTTGATCAGGCGGCTTGTCGCGGATGGGGTTCCGCAGCGGCAGGTGGCTCGAGATCTCGGTATCGCACGGGATACCGTCGCTGCGGCGGTGAGGTCGGACCGGCCGCCGAGGTATCAGCGGCCGGCGCAGCCGACGTCGTTCTCGCCATTCGAGGCGCGGGTGCGCGCGTTGCTGGCGGAGCATCCGTCGATGCCGGCGACGGTGATCGCGGAGCGAGTTGAGTGGTCGGGGTCGATCACGTGGTTTCGGGAGAACGTGAGACGGCTGCGGCCGGAGCATCGCCCGGTCGACCCGGCGGACCGGCTCACCTGGGCGGCGGGTGATGCGGCGCAGTGTGATCTGTGGTTCCCGCCGCGGAAGATCCCACTCGAGAACGGCACGACCGTGCTGTTGCCAGTGCTGGTGATCGTCGCCGCGCACTCTAGGTTCGTGACGGCCAGGATGATCCCAACCCGGAAGACGGAGGATCTATTGCTCGGGTCATGGGAGCTGATCCAACGGTTGGAGCGCGTTCCGCGGCGCCTGATTTGGGACAACGAGCCCGGGATCGGGCAGAAGGGGCGCCTCGCGCAGGGCGTCGCGTCGTTCGCCGGGACCCTGGCGACGAAGGTGGTGCAGTTGCGGCCCTACGACCCGGAATCGAAGGGGATCGTCGAGCGGCGCAACGGCTGGTTCGAGACCTCGTTCATGCCGGGCCGGACCTTCACGTCTCCAGCAGACTTCAACACCCAACTCGCCGACTGGCTCGAGAAAGCGAACAGCAGGGTCGTTCGCACGATCAAGGCACGTCCCGTCGATCTGATCGGGCACGACCGATCGAGAATGCTGCCCTTGCCGCCGATCCCGTTGCAGCTGGGCTGGCGGGAGCGGGTCCGGCTCGGCCGGGACTATTACGTCCGCCTCGACGCGTCCGACTACTCCGTCGACCCGCAAGCGATCGGACGGATCGTCGATGTCACCGCCGACCTCGACCGGGTGAAAGTCCGCCTGGACGGGCGGATCGTCGCTGACCACGAACGGGTCTGGGCGCGAGGGAGCATCGTCACCGACCCGGCTCATGTTGAGACGGCGCGGCGGTTGCGGCAGCAGTTCCAACAACCCCGCCCCGCCACGGTCGGAGACGACCTGAGCAGGGATCTCGCGGACTACGACCGCGCGTTCGGGATCGAAGGAGTCGCGTGA
- a CDS encoding helix-turn-helix domain-containing protein encodes MVRLPHTPEDIERGRRLGALLRQARGSRSILEVASMARISPETLRKIEAGRLVTPSFATVTAVASALDLSLDSLAEESSMPGAEAGQPLTA; translated from the coding sequence ATGGTTCGCTTGCCACACACCCCGGAGGATATCGAGCGTGGCCGGCGCCTAGGCGCTCTTCTGCGGCAGGCGCGAGGGAGCCGCTCGATCCTCGAAGTTGCGTCCATGGCAAGGATCTCGCCCGAGACACTGCGGAAGATCGAGGCCGGCCGCTTGGTCACCCCTTCCTTCGCCACTGTCACCGCAGTCGCATCCGCGCTCGACCTCTCACTCGACTCACTCGCCGAAGAGTCCAGCATGCCGGGCGCAGAAGCAGGTCAGCCCCTGACCGCTTGA